The Burkholderia cepacia genomic interval GGCTGTCGCTCGCGGCCACGTAGCCGCGCTCGCGATCGTCGCGGTCGAGACGCCAGATGAACTGCCCGGAACCGAAATCCATGTAAGGATCGTCGATCGACTTGATCGTATGGCCGCGCGCCGCGAGCGCGCCGACCGTCGCACGATCCATGCTCGACTCGACGTCGAGCGTGAAGTCGCGGTTGACCTTCCAGCGCGGCGCATCGCAGGCGGCCTGCGGTTGCTGCCCGTAGCCGAGCATCCGCACGACGGTCTGCAGGTGCCCCTGCGGCTGCATGTCGCCGCCCATCACGCCGAAGCTCATCACGGCTTGCGTGCGGCCGTCGGCCTCTTCGGTGACGAACGCCGGGATGATCGTGTGGAACGGCCGCTTGCCGCCCGCGACAACGTTCGGCGACGCCGGGTCCATCGAGAAGCCGTGCCCGCGATTCTGCAGCGCGATGCCGGTGCCGGGCACGACGAGCCCCGAACCGAAGCCCATGTAGTTCGACTGGATGAAGCTCACCATCATCCCGCGCTCGTCGGCCGCCGACAGGTAGATCGTGCCGCCCGAATGCGGCCGGCCGGCGCCGAAGTGCGTCGCGCGCGCGGGATCGATCAGCTTCGCGCGTTCGGCGAGATACGCGTCGTCGAGCATCTGTTCGGGCGTGACCTCCATCGCGCGCGGATCGGCGACGTAGCGATAGACATCCGCGAACGCGAGCTTCATCGCCTCGATCTGCAGATGCTGCGAGTCGACCGAATCGACCGGCCATGCCGTCACGCCCGCGTGCTCGGCGATCCCGAGCGCGATCAGCGCTGCGATGCCCTGCCCGTTCGGCGGAATCTCGTGGATCGTGTGACGGCCGAAGCGCTTGCCGATCGGCTCGACCCATTCCGGCCGGTACGCTCGCAGGTCGGCCGCGGTCAGCGCGCCACCGCCTTCGCGGGAGAACGCGGCGATGCGCTCGGCGAGCGCGCCCTCGTAGAATGCGCGGCCCCCCTCCTTCGCGAGCGTGCGCAGCGTCTGCGCATGACCGGGCAGGCACACGCGCTCGCCGACGAGCGGCGCGCGGCCGTGCGGCATGAAGGTTTCCGCGAAGCCCGGCAGCCCCTGCAGCTCGGGCACGGCGGCCGCCCACTTGTGCGCGACGATCGGCGGCACCGCATAACCGCGCTCCGCGATCTCGATCGCCGGCTCGAGCAGGTCCGCGAACGGCAGCGAACCGAACTTCGCATGCAGCGCTTCCCAGCCCGCGATCACGCCCGGTACGGTGACGGTGTCCCAGCCGCGCGTCGGCTTGTGCGCGATGCCGTTCGCCGCCTCGCCGTGGCGCTTACGGAAATAGTCGACGTTCCACGCGGCCGGCGCGACGCCCGACGCATTCAGCCCGGACAGCCGCTCGCCGTCCCATACGAGCGCGAACGCGTCGCCGCCGAGGCCGCACGACACGGGCTCGACGACCGTGATCGCCGCCGCGGCGGCCAGCGCCGCGTCGACCGCGTTGCCGCCCTTCCACAGCATCCGCAGCCCGGCCTGCGCGGCGAGCGGGTGCGACGTCGACACGACGTTGCGCGCGAACACCGGAATGCGGGTCGTCGGATACGGGTTGTGCCAGTTGAAGCCAGTCATCGGTTCCACCTCGTCGAAAGCTGAATGAACGCGCCGGGCGCGCACCGCGCGCGGGCAATCCGCCATTGCAGCGCGATCAGCGCAATCGCACAAATTCATTTGTCACATGAATCAATGCATTTTCCGAATGAATTACAGGCGACCGTGCCGGCCAGGCCGGCCTAACGGCGTTGCCGCCCTTACAATACCCGCTCCGTCTCACGACACGACCACCGAGCCATGACCCGAGATCCCCGCCTCACCCTCAACGCGCGCCAGCAGGAACTGCTCGAATGGGTGCAGCGCGACGGCTTCGTGACCGTCGACGATCTCGCCGCGCACTTCGCGGTGACGCCGCAGACGATCCGCCGCGACGTGAACTGGCTCGCCGACCTGAACCTGCTGCGCCGCTATCACGGCGGCGCGAGCCTGCCGACCAGCTCGGAGAACGTGTCGTACACGGCGCGCCAGCGGATGTTCCACGACGAGAAACGGCGCATCGCGGCGCTCGCGGCGTCGCACATTCCCGACCAGGCCTCGCTGTTCATCAACCTCGGCACGACCACCGAGGAAGTCGCGCGCGCGCTGAACCGCCACCACGGGCTGCATGTGATCACGAACAACCTGAACGTCGCGTCGATGATGAGCGGCTACCCGGACTGCGAGGTGCTGATCACGGGCGGCATCGTGCGGCCGTGGGACAAGGGGATCGTCGGCGAACTCGCGATCGACTTCATCCGCCAGTTCAAGGTCGACTACGCGATCATCGGCACGTCGGCGATCGAGGCCGACGGCACGCTGCGCGACTTCGACACGCGCGAGGTGCGCGTGGCCGAGGCGATCATGCAGCATGCGCGCACGGTCTACCTCGTCGCCGACCATTCGAAGGTCGGCCGCCCGGCGCTGGTGCGCCAGGGCCACCTGAGCCAGGTGCACGCCCTCTTCACCGACAAGCCGCTGCCGCCGGAGATGGCCGACGCGGTGGCGACCGCAGGCACGCAGGTGTACGTCGCGGAGTGACGGCTGCGATGCTGCACCGCACCTGAAACTTCAAGTGAAATCAAGAAGTTGGCGGCACAGCAAGACCGCTTGCCGCGCATCCGCCTGTCAAACGGAAAATTAACGGGGCACGATTTGTGGTTGCCCGCACGCTCGACTAGACTCCAGTTCCCCGGCCCGTTCGACCGTTCCGCCTGTGCCAGGGCGCGGACGAATGACATGGCCGGCGAATGCAGCTTTTCCCCCCAAGCCATACCCCGCCGGGTATCGCGCACCGGCCGCCGAGCCGTGTGCGCGGGCAGTCCGGATGCCATGGAGAGAACGATGCTGAGTCCGCATGAATTCGCCACGCTATTGCTTGTGAAGGACGCTCCCGATCAAACCTCGATGGATCGGGACGAAATCGACGCACTGCTCGAACAACAGCTCGTCCGCCTGGAAGGGCTCGGATCGGGGCGCAAATACTGCGTGACCGAAACCGGCGACGCCGCGCTGCGATCCATCAAATACCGCTTTTCCTGACCTGACCGCGGCCGGCTTCCGGCCGCCCCCTCTCCTCCCCTCTCGCCCAAGCCGGGCGGCGACGCTTCAACCGCCGCGCAGCGTCGGGTCGACCGCCGCCCGCCAGCTGATGGCCTGCGCACGCGCACCGTTGAAATACGCGATCCACCCGGCGCGCGCCGTCGCGTCGGGCGCCGCGTAGTGCGTCGAAAGTTCGTTTACGAACGCACAATAGTTCGCTTCGGTCAGCCCGCGATACCGTTTCGCCACGTACGCGTCGTACAGCGTCGAATAGACCGGCTGCGCGTCCGCGCCCCAATCGCGCGCCGCGCCGCCGCACGCCGCCTGCAACGCCACGAACGACGGCGCCCGCCAGCTGCCTTCGAGCGGCGGCGTGCCCGCGCACCCGGCCAGAAGGACGGCGCACACGCCGGCCCACATCCCAATACGCATGACTCACCTCGCGAAACGGTCGATTCCGCCAGTATCGTCCGGGATCGCGTGGCGCGCTACTGGCCCCGCTTTATCGAACTTTACTTTTTCGATTTCGTTCGTTAAATTTCGAATTCGAACATTTTCTGTTCAACCATTTCCCTCAGACGATAAGGACAGCAGGTGACCCAACCGAATCGCTACGATGTGCTCGTCGTCGGCGGCGGCATCAACGGCGCGGGCATCGCGCGCGATGCGGCCGGCCGCGGCCTGTCGGTCCTGCTCTGCGAGCAGGACGATCTCGCGTCGCACACGTCGTCGTGCAGCACGAAGCTGATTCACGGCGGCCTGCGCTACCTCGAGTACAACGAGTTCGGGCTCGTGCGCAAGGCGCTGCAGGAGCGCGAGACGCTGCTGCGCGCGGCGCCGCACATCATGGGGCCGCTGCGTTTCGTGATGCCGCACATGCCGAACCTGCGTCCGGCCTGGCTGATCCGTATCGGCCTGTTCCTCTACGATCACCTTGCGAAACGCGAACTGCTGCCCGGCTCGCGCGGCATCGACATGCGCCGCCATGCGGCCGGCGCGCCGCTGATCGATTCGATCAAGCGCGGCTTCGTCTACTCCGACGGCTGGGTCGACGACGCGCGCCTCGTCGTGCTGAACGCGATGGACGCCAAGGAGCGCGGCGCCGAGATCCTGACGCGCACGAAGCTGGTATCCGCCGAACGCCGCGGCGACGAATGGGAAGCGCGGCTGCAGCACGCCGACGGTTCGATCCGCGTCGTGCATGCGCGCGCGATCGCGAATGCGGCCGGCCCGTGGGTCGGCGAACTGCTGCACGGCGCGCTCGGCCGCGGCGCGCACCACAGCGTGCGGCTCGTGAAAGGCAGCCACATCGTCACGCGCCGCCTGTTCGATCACGATCACGCGTACATCTTCCAGAACCCGGACAAGCGGATCATCTTCGCGATTCCGTACGAACACGATTTCACGCTGATCGGCACGACCGACGTCGAATACACGAACGATCCGGCGAAGGTCGCGATCGATCGCGACGAGACGCAGTACCTGTGCGATTCGATCAACCGCTACTTCAAGCGCAAGATCTCGCCGGCCGACGTGCACT includes:
- a CDS encoding gamma-glutamyltransferase family protein, whose product is MTGFNWHNPYPTTRIPVFARNVVSTSHPLAAQAGLRMLWKGGNAVDAALAAAAAITVVEPVSCGLGGDAFALVWDGERLSGLNASGVAPAAWNVDYFRKRHGEAANGIAHKPTRGWDTVTVPGVIAGWEALHAKFGSLPFADLLEPAIEIAERGYAVPPIVAHKWAAAVPELQGLPGFAETFMPHGRAPLVGERVCLPGHAQTLRTLAKEGGRAFYEGALAERIAAFSREGGGALTAADLRAYRPEWVEPIGKRFGRHTIHEIPPNGQGIAALIALGIAEHAGVTAWPVDSVDSQHLQIEAMKLAFADVYRYVADPRAMEVTPEQMLDDAYLAERAKLIDPARATHFGAGRPHSGGTIYLSAADERGMMVSFIQSNYMGFGSGLVVPGTGIALQNRGHGFSMDPASPNVVAGGKRPFHTIIPAFVTEEADGRTQAVMSFGVMGGDMQPQGHLQTVVRMLGYGQQPQAACDAPRWKVNRDFTLDVESSMDRATVGALAARGHTIKSIDDPYMDFGSGQFIWRLDRDDRERGYVAASDSRRDGLAAGF
- a CDS encoding DeoR/GlpR family DNA-binding transcription regulator, with translation MTRDPRLTLNARQQELLEWVQRDGFVTVDDLAAHFAVTPQTIRRDVNWLADLNLLRRYHGGASLPTSSENVSYTARQRMFHDEKRRIAALAASHIPDQASLFINLGTTTEEVARALNRHHGLHVITNNLNVASMMSGYPDCEVLITGGIVRPWDKGIVGELAIDFIRQFKVDYAIIGTSAIEADGTLRDFDTREVRVAEAIMQHARTVYLVADHSKVGRPALVRQGHLSQVHALFTDKPLPPEMADAVATAGTQVYVAE
- the glpD gene encoding glycerol-3-phosphate dehydrogenase — protein: MTQPNRYDVLVVGGGINGAGIARDAAGRGLSVLLCEQDDLASHTSSCSTKLIHGGLRYLEYNEFGLVRKALQERETLLRAAPHIMGPLRFVMPHMPNLRPAWLIRIGLFLYDHLAKRELLPGSRGIDMRRHAAGAPLIDSIKRGFVYSDGWVDDARLVVLNAMDAKERGAEILTRTKLVSAERRGDEWEARLQHADGSIRVVHARAIANAAGPWVGELLHGALGRGAHHSVRLVKGSHIVTRRLFDHDHAYIFQNPDKRIIFAIPYEHDFTLIGTTDVEYTNDPAKVAIDRDETQYLCDSINRYFKRKISPADVHWTYSGVRPLLEDENAANASAVTRDYRLEMDEGAGAPLLSVFGGKITTFRKLAEEAGDMLSRALGRDAKTWTAGVALPGGDIANAKFDVFAVAFAKRHPWLPAALARRYARAYGTRAERVIDGAKSLADLGAEIAPGIHDAELRYLRDAEWATCAQDVLWRRSKLGLHVAPGTLDAVTAAVDAWFAAAHAPQA